In a genomic window of Trueperaceae bacterium:
- a CDS encoding extracellular solute-binding protein yields the protein MRMKGLRSALIALALAALSFATAQRSLEIYITGLTEDTMDWFREEAFPAFQESHPDVDLDIITGGWGDFDAAVAGWITTGDGPDIVYLGSEYAATYGDLLTDIDPYIGDWPDLEEYLPAALETATWEGHLRGLPLLMSPRPIFYRSDLAADPSAIPPLTFEDAIAFVEANSEVADGAVQKMGFMDIGGGLFDAQEFIAYVWTAGGELYHEDGSSAFDSDETAQALQFMYDRRRAILPTETTAGLPPMQGPPIASDLVVSGIFPMWNMPPVSDPLWNEIVIAPYPAGPDGEPLIQVFTDWLSVPSYVEDPELAVEFLKFIGSQENALALNEVAGFTPTRQDAWTRIRESSEVWSDMLDMAVEYGRSFSDIRASAELRPLIVEQVNLYLSDQQSLEDTQQFLKEEYDAILEDYGYL from the coding sequence ATGAGAATGAAAGGTCTTAGGAGCGCGCTGATCGCGCTCGCCCTAGCCGCCCTCTCCTTCGCAACCGCGCAGCGGTCGTTGGAGATCTACATCACCGGCCTCACCGAAGACACGATGGACTGGTTCCGCGAGGAGGCCTTCCCGGCCTTCCAGGAATCCCACCCGGACGTAGACCTCGACATAATCACCGGCGGCTGGGGCGACTTCGACGCCGCGGTGGCCGGTTGGATCACCACCGGCGACGGGCCCGACATCGTCTACCTCGGCTCCGAATACGCCGCCACATATGGCGACCTGCTCACCGACATCGATCCATACATCGGCGACTGGCCCGATCTGGAAGAGTATCTGCCGGCCGCCCTCGAAACGGCCACCTGGGAGGGACACCTGCGCGGCCTGCCGCTGCTGATGAGCCCGCGCCCCATCTTTTACCGCAGCGACCTGGCGGCCGACCCCTCCGCCATACCGCCCCTCACCTTCGAGGACGCCATCGCCTTCGTGGAAGCCAACTCCGAGGTAGCGGACGGCGCGGTTCAGAAGATGGGCTTCATGGACATCGGCGGCGGGCTCTTCGACGCTCAGGAGTTCATCGCCTACGTCTGGACCGCAGGGGGCGAGCTCTATCACGAAGACGGCAGCAGCGCCTTCGACAGCGACGAGACCGCCCAGGCCCTGCAGTTCATGTACGACCGCCGCCGCGCGATCCTGCCCACCGAGACCACCGCCGGGCTGCCGCCCATGCAGGGGCCGCCCATCGCCTCCGACCTCGTGGTCAGCGGTATCTTCCCGATGTGGAACATGCCGCCCGTGAGCGATCCGCTGTGGAACGAGATCGTAATCGCCCCCTACCCTGCCGGCCCGGATGGCGAGCCGCTCATCCAGGTCTTCACCGACTGGCTCTCGGTGCCGAGCTACGTCGAGGACCCGGAGCTGGCGGTCGAGTTCCTGAAGTTCATCGGCTCGCAGGAGAACGCCCTGGCGCTGAACGAGGTAGCCGGCTTCACCCCTACCCGTCAGGACGCCTGGACCCGGATCAGAGAGAGCAGCGAGGTATGGTCGGACATGCTCGACATGGCCGTCGAGTACGGACGTTCCTTCTCGGACATCAGGGCCAGCGCCGAACTGCGCCCGCTCATCGTCGAGCAGGTGAACCTCTACCTGAGCGATCAGCAGAGCCTCGAGGACACTCAACAGTTCCTCAAGGAGGAGTACGACGCCATCCTGGAGGATTACGGCTACCTTTGA
- a CDS encoding ABC transporter permease, whose product MATELRSRGDERLRRVSPIRRLLARPELGAVSGAVLVFVFFAIVAGDNGFLNFRGISSWLEVSAQLGILAIFAALLMIGGEFDLSIGSMIATAGVVMAIPTVEFGWPLSLSILLAFATAALVGFINGTIVNRTRLPSFIVTLAFLFILRGLTIGFTRLLTGRTQVRGVGDHLAGDPLGRLFHGEILGLPISVYWWLGLAIVASWVLQKTRFGNWIYAVGGDSEAARNSGVPVELVRILLFIGTATSATIFAALQVIDFGSADVSRGLLKEFEAIIAAVIGGCLLTGGYGSAIGAVFGALIFGMVLQGIFFTGINTDWFNVFLGVMLLIAVVFNNFIRRRATEASG is encoded by the coding sequence ATGGCTACCGAGCTCAGATCCCGAGGAGACGAACGGCTCAGGCGGGTATCGCCGATCCGGCGGCTCCTGGCCAGGCCCGAACTGGGGGCGGTTTCGGGCGCCGTCCTCGTCTTCGTCTTCTTCGCCATCGTGGCGGGCGACAACGGCTTCCTGAACTTCCGCGGAATCTCGAGCTGGCTGGAGGTCTCGGCGCAACTGGGGATCCTGGCGATATTCGCGGCGCTGCTGATGATCGGAGGCGAGTTCGACCTGTCGATCGGCTCGATGATCGCCACGGCCGGGGTAGTGATGGCCATACCGACCGTCGAGTTCGGCTGGCCCCTCTCGCTATCGATCCTCCTCGCCTTCGCCACCGCGGCGCTGGTTGGCTTCATCAACGGCACCATCGTCAACCGCACGAGGTTGCCTTCGTTCATCGTCACCCTTGCGTTCCTGTTCATACTGCGCGGCCTCACCATCGGCTTCACCCGGCTGCTCACGGGCCGCACCCAAGTGCGCGGGGTGGGCGACCACCTGGCGGGGGATCCCTTGGGCCGGCTGTTCCACGGTGAGATCCTGGGCCTGCCCATCTCCGTCTACTGGTGGTTGGGACTGGCCATCGTCGCCAGCTGGGTCCTGCAGAAGACCCGCTTCGGGAACTGGATCTACGCGGTCGGCGGCGACTCGGAGGCGGCTCGCAACTCAGGCGTGCCCGTCGAACTGGTGAGGATACTTCTATTCATCGGCACAGCGACGAGCGCGACCATCTTCGCCGCTCTGCAGGTCATCGACTTCGGCTCGGCAGACGTGAGCCGCGGACTGCTCAAGGAGTTCGAGGCGATCATCGCCGCCGTCATCGGCGGTTGCCTTCTCACCGGCGGCTACGGCTCGGCGATAGGCGCCGTCTTCGGCGCCCTCATCTTCGGCATGGTCCTGCAGGGCATCTTCTTCACCGGGATCAACACCGACTGGTTCAACGTGTTCCTCGGCGTGATGCTGCTCATCGCCGTCGTCTTCAACAACTTCATCAGGAGGCGGGCGACGGAGGCGAGCGGATGA
- a CDS encoding ATP-binding cassette domain-containing protein, producing the protein MSELLEARGVSKFFGQVIAIQDVSMSVHSGEVMCLLGDNGAGKSTLIKILSGVHQPDRGELLVEGRPVRLASPRHALDLGIATVHQHLSIQPLMSVTRNFFVGREPVRGWGPFRTMDLDFARRTVREEMGKMGIDIRDPSQAVGTMSGGERQCVAIARAVYFGAKVLILDEPTSALGVKQAATVLRYIAQAKARGIGVIFITHNVHHAYPVADRFTILKRGQSYGTFDKSEVSRDEVLEMMAGGRELEALETELGQIAGNA; encoded by the coding sequence GTGAGCGAACTCCTCGAAGCCCGGGGCGTGTCGAAGTTCTTCGGCCAGGTAATCGCGATCCAGGACGTCTCGATGAGCGTTCACAGCGGCGAGGTCATGTGCCTCCTCGGTGACAACGGCGCCGGCAAGTCGACACTTATCAAGATCCTCTCCGGTGTCCACCAGCCCGACCGCGGAGAACTTCTCGTCGAGGGCCGGCCCGTTCGTCTGGCTTCGCCGCGGCACGCGCTCGACTTGGGGATCGCGACCGTGCATCAGCACCTCTCGATCCAGCCGCTGATGAGCGTCACCCGCAACTTCTTCGTGGGACGCGAACCGGTACGGGGCTGGGGGCCGTTCCGAACGATGGACCTCGACTTCGCACGGCGAACCGTGCGCGAGGAGATGGGCAAGATGGGCATCGACATCCGCGATCCGTCGCAGGCGGTGGGCACGATGTCGGGCGGCGAGCGACAGTGCGTGGCGATCGCCCGCGCGGTCTACTTCGGCGCCAAGGTGCTGATCCTCGACGAGCCGACCTCCGCGCTGGGGGTGAAGCAGGCAGCGACCGTCCTCCGCTACATTGCCCAGGCCAAGGCCCGAGGGATCGGCGTCATCTTCATCACCCACAATGTGCATCACGCCTACCCGGTCGCCGATCGCTTCACCATCCTCAAGCGGGGTCAGAGCTACGGGACGTTCGACAAGAGCGAGGTCAGCCGGGACGAGGTGCTCGAGATGATGGCTGGCGGGCGCGAACTCGAAGCGCTCGAGACCGAGCTGGGCCAGATCGCCGGGAACGCCTGA
- a CDS encoding LysM peptidoglycan-binding domain-containing protein, producing MNHSRLSLRITLLAAALLLSACGPSQRERDLAAENEELQAQTRSLAAQVEEVRAELQSAQDGRGLLTEQLATVEAERDRLQEALDGAEARLAESRSLLSAEEERISGLQAQLEEALTAKEQTSAELEEARSRSAQLGAQIDGLTGRIEVLESSLAEANARAETLAGERDGATAQNTELLVQNESLEARLTMVEGALDSRLAHISELEAVVAAGEERIAEMESARAQAQGTIAELESALTAGQERIAQLEGALATGEERIAELESALAAGQERIAQLESVVAVRGERITELEGALDAGRGRVEELENALAASEERSAELEPALEGARARNEDLQNQLTAARSERDRLAEELEASRAQVGQALAQRDALQQRLDELGDRTATLDEQLGATRSDLESAQGRANELTGRLSTLLERQAGLEQTTQAQRDELAAVREALEEAQNEVALLTGARGIYTVQPGDSLSSIAAFFYRAGYRWPDILEANRHLIQDPDLIFAGMVLIVPN from the coding sequence ATGAACCACTCGCGCCTGTCGCTCCGGATCACGCTGCTCGCCGCCGCGCTGCTGTTGAGTGCCTGCGGGCCCAGTCAACGGGAGCGGGATCTCGCCGCCGAGAACGAGGAACTTCAGGCCCAGACCCGATCGCTCGCCGCACAGGTCGAGGAGGTCCGTGCCGAGTTGCAGAGCGCTCAGGACGGCAGGGGCCTACTGACGGAACAGCTTGCGACAGTGGAGGCCGAGCGGGACCGCTTACAGGAGGCGCTCGATGGCGCCGAGGCGAGGCTGGCCGAATCGCGCTCGCTCCTCAGCGCCGAAGAGGAGCGGATCTCAGGGTTGCAGGCCCAACTGGAGGAAGCTCTGACGGCGAAGGAGCAGACGAGCGCCGAGCTCGAAGAGGCACGATCGCGCAGTGCGCAACTGGGCGCCCAGATAGACGGGCTGACCGGACGGATCGAGGTGCTCGAATCGAGTCTGGCCGAGGCGAACGCCCGAGCCGAAACGCTCGCCGGCGAGCGCGACGGGGCCACAGCGCAGAACACCGAGCTGCTGGTGCAGAACGAGAGTCTGGAGGCTCGACTGACCATGGTCGAGGGCGCGCTCGACAGCCGGCTGGCGCACATATCCGAGCTCGAAGCAGTCGTTGCGGCGGGCGAGGAGCGGATCGCGGAAATGGAGTCGGCCCGGGCGCAGGCGCAAGGAACGATCGCGGAACTCGAGAGTGCCCTGACGGCGGGCCAAGAGCGGATCGCTCAACTGGAGGGCGCCCTGGCAACCGGTGAGGAGCGGATCGCAGAGCTCGAAAGCGCTCTGGCGGCGGGCCAAGAGCGGATCGCTCAACTCGAGAGCGTCGTGGCCGTACGCGGGGAGCGGATCACCGAACTGGAGGGCGCCCTCGACGCCGGCCGGGGTCGCGTAGAGGAGCTGGAGAACGCCCTGGCAGCGAGCGAGGAGCGCTCGGCCGAGCTCGAACCGGCTCTCGAGGGTGCTCGGGCGCGCAACGAGGACCTGCAGAACCAGCTGACAGCTGCCCGGAGCGAGCGCGACCGCCTCGCAGAGGAGCTGGAGGCGAGCCGAGCACAGGTCGGCCAGGCCCTTGCTCAGCGTGATGCGCTGCAGCAGCGACTGGACGAGCTGGGAGACCGGACGGCTACGCTCGATGAGCAGCTGGGGGCCACCAGGAGCGACCTGGAGAGTGCCCAGGGCCGGGCCAACGAGCTGACCGGCAGGCTCTCCACCCTGCTCGAGAGGCAGGCGGGCCTGGAACAGACGACCCAGGCGCAACGAGACGAACTCGCAGCTGTCAGGGAGGCGCTGGAGGAGGCGCAGAACGAGGTAGCCCTCCTCACCGGCGCTCGTGGCATCTACACGGTCCAGCCGGGCGACTCCCTCTCCTCGATAGCCGCGTTCTTCTACCGGGCCGGTTACCGCTGGCCCGACATCCTCGAGGCGAACCGGCACCTCATCCAGGACCCCGACCTGATCTTCGCCGGCATGGTGCTCATCGTGCCCAACTGA